The Pseudodesulfovibrio senegalensis nucleotide sequence CGCTGGGTGAGCGCAAGGCCGAAGCACAGCGGCTCATGGGCTTTGCCGCAGAAACCTCGTCCTGCCGCGAGGAAGCCGAGCGCAAGCTGGCCGCCAAGAATCTCGACCTGATCGCCTGCAACCGCATTGACCGCGAGGGTAGCGGTTTTGCGGTTACCACCAACGAAATGTTCGTGCTGGATGCGCATGGCCGCCGTGAGCAATGGCCCAATTTGAAGAAAACCGAGGTCGCGTGGCGCTTATGGGATCACCTGCTTCTAAGCTGAACATACCCGAAACACTGCGCCCGTGGCATTCCATGGGCCTTGAATTTCTGCTTTCGAGCGGTCCTGTTGTTGCGCAGCCCGTGCAGGGTGTACAACCCGGAGCAGGGCAGGGCAGCGCGTCTCCGCAGGGAACACGTCCCGCACAGCAGCCGGGTTCGCCGCAGTCCGCAAACGCGCAGAACATCCCGCCCCGTGCCGCGCCTGCGCAGTCCTCTTCCCATACGCCTACGAACACGGCACGCAACGCCGCCCCCGGCGAACTGCGCCAGCCCCCGGCCCCGAACTCTGCGCCGTTGCCCGCGCCATGGGACCGGTTTGCGTCCATGGCCAGTTCGGGTTCCCCTCGGGTTCTGCTTACCTATCCGGAGCTTGGGTTCGACCTCACTGGGCAGGCGGACAAGGCTCGCGGCCAGCTCATGCGTACGCTTCTTTCCTATTTGAAATGGCCCAAGGGCACGGCCGCGTTCTGGCCCTGCGCCCTGCCCGAGGACGGTGTTTTGCAGCCGCAATACGACATGTTCTGGCGCGGCGTGCATCATTTTGGTTGCCAGCACGTTGTATGCTTCGGCATGCAGGCCATGCGCACTGTTGTGCCGGATTTTCCCCAAGGCACCACAACAGTGCTTCTTGAGCCGTGCGCCCTGCACCTTGCCCCGTCCGTTGCCGACCTTTCCGGCAAATTGCCGCACGAATTGCTCTTGTCGCTTGGCGATATCGCACAATTGCGCGTATAATCGTTTCTGTTCGTTATTTCCGCTTTCCTTTTTCGGGAGGCTCTATGTTTTTTGTTCACCGTTTTCTGTTGAGCTGTCTGTTGTGCCTTGCCCTGTGTGGCATGGCGGCCAGCAATGCCGTGGCCGTGCCCATGAGCGTTCTTCGTGTCGATGTTTCCGGTCCCATCAGCCCGGCGCAGGACGAGATGCTCACCGCAGCCGTTGCCCAATGCGAACGCATCGGCTGTTCCATGCTGCTCATTGTGCTGGATACGCCCGGCGGTCTGGGCGAGTCCATGCGCAACATGGTCAAGGCCATGCTCAATGCCCCGGTTCCGGTAGCCGTTTGGGTCGGTCCGTCCGGGGCCCGGGCCGCATCGGCCGGCGTGTTTCTTGTTGCTGCGTCTACAGTGGCGGGCATGGCTCCGCAGACCACCATGGGTGCGGCGTCGCCGGTGGGCCTTGGCGGGGGCGACATAGAAAAGACCATGGCAGCCAAGGTGCGAGCCGATTTTCTGAGTCTTGTGCGCGGGGTGGCCGGGGCACGGGACCGCAACGCCACCTGGTATGCCGAGGCCGTGGACAAGGCCAGTTCCGTGACCGCAGCCGAAGCCTTGGAACTGGGTGCCGTGGAATATGTTTCCGGCTCTGCAACCACGTTCTTGCAGTCTGTTGGAGTTCGCGGTGTGGACTTCAAGGATCAGACAATCCGTTTTTCTCCCAATGATATTGTGGTGCATGAATATGATCCGGGCGTTCGCTATCGGTTGCTGTCCTGGCTGCTGCATCCGCAGATTGCCTATATGCTGCTGCTGGCCGGAATGCTCGGGCTGTTCGTTGAGCTGACCCATCCGGGTGTGATTTTACCGGGCGTGCTGGGAACCCTTGGACTGCTGCTCGGGTTGTATGCGCTTTCCGTGCTGCCCACCAATGCCGCCGGTCTGCTGCTGATTTTGTTCGGGCTCGTGCTTTTCGGTCTGGAAATCAAGATTGTCAGTTTCGGGTTGCTTGCCCTTGGCGGTGCCGCCGCGCTTTTCGTTGGGTCACTGATCCTGTTCCGCGACGAGTTCGGATATGTATACATACCCTTGAGCACGGTTATTCCGGTGGTGCTTTTTTTCTGCTCGGTTGCTGGCGGTTTGGTTTTTTTGGTCATACGTTCCCAGCGCCGGGAAAGGGCGGCCGGATTGCAGGCCATGATCGGACTTGTGGGAACCGTTCGCAAATGGAAAGGGAATCGTGGCACCATTTCGGTGCGAGGCGAAATTTGGGCCGCAATGGACCTGCAGAGCGATTTTCCCCTTTCCCGCGATGATGAGGTTGAAATTGTGGATGTGCGTGGCTTGACGCTCGAAATACGGGCTTTACCTCCAAAACCGTTGAAGCTCTAGGGCTAACGCTCGAAAAGGAGTATCCGATGTTTACGTATCTGCCCATTTTGGCCCTGGTCGTGTTGTTTTTGGCTGCTGCGCTCAAGGTTCTCAATGAATATGAACGCGGTGTTATTTTTCGCCTCGGTCGTGTGATCGAGGCCAAGGGGCCGGGGTTGATTATCCTCATCCCTGTTATTGATCGCATGGTAAAGGTCTCCATGCGGGTGCTGACCCTGGACGTGCCCAATCAGGACGTCATCACCAAGGACAATGTCAGCGTGAGCGTCAATGCCGTTGTCTATTTCCGCGTCGTTGATCCTGTCCGTTCCATACTTGAGGTGGAGGATTACATGTACGCCACTTCGCAGCTTGCGCAAACGACCCTTCGTAGCGTATGTGGTGGCGTTGAATTGGACGAACTGCTTTCCCACCGCGACAAGGTCAACGATCAGATTCAGTCGATTCTTGACGAGCACACCGACCCGTGGGGCATCAAGGTTTCCACGGTGGAGGTCAAATACATCGACCTGCCGCAGGAAATGCAGCGAGCCATGGCCAAGCAGGCCGAGGCCGAACGAGAGAGAAGGGCAAAGGTCATCGGAGCCGAGGGTGAGTATCAGGCTGCGGACCGTCTGACGGAAGCCGCCAAGATCATCAGTGCCTACCCGCAGGCTTTGCAACTTCGCTATTTGCAGACCATGCGCGAAATGAGTGCGGAAAGTGCTGCCAGCACCATCATTCCCATTCCGCTCGACTTCGTGACATTGTTGCAGAGCATGTCCGGAAACACCGCCGCCGGAAATGCCATAACCAAAAAGGACACCGACAACACATGAAGATTCTTGTTACCGGCGCTGCCGGATTCATCGGATTTCATCTTTCCCGCCGCTTTCTGGCCATGGGCCATGAGGTTGTGGGTCTTGATATCGTCAATGACTACTACGACCAGAACCTCAAGTGGGACCGCCTGAAGATTCTTCAGGAGTCGTCTTCCTTCCGGCACGCGCAGATCGACATGGTGGACACCGCTGCCATGGAAAAGCTTTTTGCCGAGGAAAAGTTCACCCATGTGGTCAACCTGGCTGCGCAGGCCGGTGTTCGTTACAGCATCGAAGATCCGCGTGCGTACATTGATTCCAACATCATCGGTTTTTTGAATATCCTTGAAGGCTGCCGCCATAACAAGGTGGAGCATCTTGTTTATGCCTCGTCCAGCTCGGTCTACGGCATGAATACCAACATGCCGCTTTCCACCCACGAGGCCGTGGATCATCCCATGAGCCTGTACGCGGCCACCAAGAAATCCAATGAGATGATGGCGCATTCGTACAGCAATTTGTATGACCTGCCCACCACAGGGCTTCGTTTCTTTACGGTGTATGGTCCGTGGGGCAGGCCGGACATGGCGCTTTTCCTGTTCACCAAGAACATCATCGAGGAAAAGCCCATCAACGTGTTCAACTACGGCAAGATGCGCCGTGACTTCACCTATATTGATGACATTATCGAAGGCGTTGTGCGTGTGACCGAGAACACGGCTGCACCCAACCCCGAATGGGACGGAGCCAATCCGGACCCGGCCACCAGCCCGGTGCCGTACCGCATCTACAACATCGGCAACAATTCCGTGGTGGAACTTTCACGCTACATCGAGGTCATCGAGGAGCAGATCGGCAAGAAGGCCATCATCAATTACATGCCCATGCAGCCGGGCGACGTGCCTGCCACCGAGGCAGACGTTTCCGACCTTGTGGCCGATGTGGACTTCAAGCCCGACACCACCATCGAACACGGCATTGCCAAGTTTGTGGAGTGGTACAAAGAGTATTACTGCTAGCGTTCACCATTGCCCCCGGCCGAGGTCGGGGGCTTTTTTTTTGTCTTTTTACGTCCCCCCTGCCAGCTTGCCCTTGCCATGAACCTGCATTCGTTCTACTGAAATTAATCGCCCCTTGTTGGTGTTTCACGTGAAACATTTATGATCAAGGGGGTGGGTGTTTCACGTGAAACACCGTGATGGTGATGATGATAATCTTCGGGGGACAAGTTCTGTGGCCAGAAGAATCGTGATTGCAAACCAGAAGGGCGGCGTGGGCAAAACCACCACGGCCGTGAATCTGGCAGCCTCGTTGGCTGTGATGGAAAAGAATGTGCTCATCGTGGACTGCGACCCGCAGGGAAACGCCTCCAGCGGACTCGGGTTTTATCCTGGAGACAAGCGGGAAAACATCTATTCCGTTCTGTTTTCGCCCAAGGACGCCAGAAAGGCCATCTATGACACCGGCATCCCGTTCATGCATATTTTACCCGGCACGCAGGACCTCGTGGGCGCGGAAATCGAGCTTGTGGATAAGTTCGGCCGGGAGTTCTACATCAAGGAGCTGCTGGAAGAGGTGGACGCGGAATATGACTTCATCATCATAGACTGCCCGCCGTCTCTCGGGTTGCTGACCGTCAACGCTCTCTGTGCCGCCACGGAACTGCTGGTGCCGTTGCAGTGTGAGTATTACGCCTTGGAGGGCATTGCGCAGTTGCTCATGACATACGAGCTGGTGCGTAAGCGGCTGAATCCGGATCTGGATGTGCTGGGCGTGGTGCTGACCATGTATGATTCCAGAAATCGTCTTTCCTGGCAGGTCAAGAATGAGGTGCGCAAAGCCTTTCCTCAGCATCTTTTCGAGGTGATCATTCCCAGGAATGTTCGCCTTTCCGAGGCGCCGAGCTTTGGCAAACCCGTGATCAACTATGACGTGAAGTCGCGCGGGGCGGAGGCGTATCTGGCCTTGGCACAGGAAGTCGTGCGCAGCCATACCGCAGGCAAGGAAAACAAATAGGCCGCCCGAAGGCGGCCTGTAATGCTGTCGTGATCGCCGTGATCGGCAGGGGCAGGCTAGTATCTGCCTTCCTTGCGCTGATTCTTTTCCTGATAGGGAACGGTTTCCGAGGTGATCTCGTCCTTGAAATGCTTTTTTACGATCTTTGACTGGCACTGTTGGCAGGCAAAGGAGACCAGACCGGCAAGGTTCGCGGAACTGAGCCTGAATTTCCGGGGGTCGTCCTGCTGCCAGTTTTCCGTGCGTGCGCCGCAGGTTTCGCAATGGACGTCCATGTCCACGGGGTAGGGGAAGTCCCAATACTCCTTGAGCATCTCCCAGTCGGCCAGCGGCTCGGGACGCAGTTCCGGCTTGGGCTTGATGTCCAGCAGCTTGTGCACGTGGGGTTTGGCCGCAGCCCATGCGTCGGCAGAAAGCAGGCACCCGATCAGGTTGCCGTCCTTGTCGAAGAGTTCGGTGATGTGGTCATTGCTCATGTTGGTCCTCGCAACGTTTTGGTTGCAGGGGTTATAGGCATTTACCGGGCGTGGGGCAAGAAGCGATTGCTGCAAACAAAGAATGAGGAACGAATATGTCGATGAACAAGGGTCTTGGCCGTGGATTGGACGCTCTTTTGGGCGGCGTTCGCGAGGAAGAGGAACAGGGGCTGGACGCCTCCAGCGTCCGCCTGATCAAGGTAGATGCCATCATCCCCAACCCGCACCAGCCGCGCCGTGAATTCGATGCGGCGGCTCTGGAGGATTTGTCTTCTTCCATTCGGGCGCAGGGCGTGTTGCAGCCGGTGCTGGTTCGTCCTGTTTCGGCAGACCGTTTTGAGCTGGTGGCCGGTGAGCGCCGCCTGCGGGCATCCAAACTGGCCGGGTTGCAAGAGATCCCCTCACTTGTGCGGGAAATGACCGATCAGGAAAGTCTGGCCATTGCCTTGATAGAAAACCTGCAGCGTGAAGACCTGAACCCTGTTGAAGAAGCACTGGGCTACCAGCAGCTGCAGCAACAGTTCGGGTTGAGCCAGGAAGAACTTTCACGGCAGGTGGGCAAGAGCCGTTCGGCCGTTGCCAACGCCCTTCGGCTGCTGAACCTGCCCGCCGACGTGCAGAAGAACATACAGACGGGCGTCGTCAGTGCGGGGCATGGCCGTGCGCTCATGAGCATCACCGACCCCGAACCGCAGGCCGAACTGCACGCCCGCGTGGTGGAAAACGGCTTGACCGTTCGTCAGGCCGAGGCGCAGGCTTCCTTTTGGAAGCAGAATGGCCGACTCCCGGGAGTGGAGGAAGCCATTGCTCCGGGCAAGAAAAGCTCTTCGGGCGGCAGGCAGGAGCTTGATCAGGTCATGGTGGGCCTGCAGGCTTCCCTGGTCGAACATCTGGGTGTTGCGGTCAAGGTGTCAGGATCCACGGACAAGGGTCGGATCACCCTGTCCTACAAGGACGGAGAAGAATTGCAGGCGTTGTTGGATTCTTTTGGGGTTGATTTTCCGCAATAGCAAACCCGTGGCCGGGCTGGCTCATTCGGTCTGGATGCGTGATCATGTCAGGAGCCATCATGCCTGTTCATGAGACTCTCGGACAGTGATCATGAGATAAAAAGCATTGTTTTGAAAGAAAGATTACAAAATGAAGCACGATATGAACGAAACAATAGCACGTTTGCGCGGCAGAAAGGTCATGATCATCGGCGACCTTATGCTCGACCATTACCTGATCGGCATGGTGGAGCGCATTTCACCGGAAGCCCCGGTTCCTGTCGTCCGGGTGGACAAGGAAAAGTTCCTGCTTGGGGGCGCCGGCAACGTGGCCGTGAACATTGCCGCACTGGGGGGGGAATCCCTGCTGGTCGGGGTTGTGGGAGACGACAGGGAAGGGGATGAGCTGCGTGGCCTCTGCAATAAAGCGCAACTGAGTACAAACCTGCTCTGCGACCCGTCGCGTCCCACCACGAAAAAATCGAGAATCATGGCGCAGAACCAGCAGATTTGCCGCGTCGACTCCGAAGATTGCGGTCCGCTCGGTTCGGTGCTTATGGATGAACTCTTCAAGTATCTGCAAGCCCATCTTCATGAGTATCCCGTGGTCATTCTGTCCGACTACGGCAAGGGGTTCATTTCGGCCGAGTTCATGGATCGCTTCAATGATTTGCTGGAATCCATGGAGGCTCGACCCAAGGTTCTGGTGGACCCCAAGGTGGTCAATTACGATCTGTACAAAGGTGTGGACATCCTGACTCCAAACACCAAGGAAGCAGGGGAGGGGGCCGGAATCGTGGTCTCCGACAAGCACAGCGTGATCAGGGCCGGTCATGCCCTGTTCAAGCGCCTCGAGTGCCGCAATCTGCTGATCACCATGGGCGGTGACGGCATGGCCTTGTTTGAAGGAACGCACAATATCCGCCATATCCCCACCTTCGCCAAGACCGTGTTCGATGTAACCGGAGCTGGGGATACCGTGATCGCCACCCTTGGCCTTGCCCTTGCGGCCGGGGTCGATCTGCTCACGGCCTGCACACTGGCCAATCATGCGGCCGGTATCGTGGTGGGCCAGGTGGGAGCCGCCTGCGCCACGGCGGACGAGCTCGATGCCGTTGTTGCGGACCATCAGGGTCATCCGGTTACTCAATGGTAGTAATTCAATATTTGTATATGGTTAGATAACCACAACAATCCACAAGTACGCGGAGCATACGTTCATGAAAAGCAAGACAGCACCGCACGTGATGCCTATTGACACCAGCATCAAAACACTGGGCACGGCCAAGATTCCCACCTGCATTCCCTTGTGCCTGTCCGTGAACGAGTCGCGGCCCATGGGGGTCACCCTGACGCCGGACGAGATTTCCGACCTCAAGGAAGACTATATCACGCTTGAGCTCGAAGCTGCCGGCCCGCGTGAAAAGCTGTATTTTGATCCCTCCAAGACCAAGTGCGCCATCGTGACCTGTGGGGGCTTGTGCCCGGGCATCAACGACGTGATCCGTTCCGTGGTCATGGAGGCCTTCCATAATTACAACGTGGCTTCCATTGTGGGCGTTCAGTTCGGCCTGCGCGGGTTCATTCCCGAATATCATCATGATTTCGTGGATTTGAATCCTTCCACAGTGGCGGATATTCACCAGTTCGGGGGCACCATGCTCGGATCATCGCGCGGTCATCAGCCTGCCGAAGACATTGTGGATGCGCTGGAACGGTCCAACATTAACGTTTTGTTCATGATCGGCGGAGACGGCACCATGAAGGCCGCCAAGGGCGTGGTGGCTGAAATCGAGCGTCGAAACCAGAAGATCGCGGTTATCGGCATCCCCAAGACCATCGACAACGACATCAATCTGGTGACCAAATCATTCGGGTTCGATACCGCGGTGGAAAAGGCCACCGAGGCCATCCGCTGCGCCCATGTCGAATCCGTGGGCATGCAGAACGGGGTCGGGCTGGTCAAGCTCATGGGCCGTGAGTCCGGATTCATTGCGGCTCAGGCCACCTTGGCACTCAAGGAAGTCAATTTTGTGCTGGTGCCGGAATATCCCTTTACCCTGCGCGGCGCGACCGGCCTGCTTCCGGCGCTGGAGCGACGTTTGGCGGAACGCGGTCACGCGGTGATCGTGTGCGCGGAGGGGGCCGGGCAGGAGCTCTGCGACACGCAGGGCAAAACCGATGCTTCGGGCAATCCTGTTCTCGGGGACATCTGTTCCGTGATCAAGGATGAAATGAAGGCGTATTTTTCGGAAAAGGGCATGGAATACGGGTTGAAATACATTGATCCAAGCTACATCATTCGTTCGGTTCCGGCCAATTCCAACGACCGCATTTACTGCGGATTTCTCGGGCAGAATGCCGTGCACGCGGCCATGGCCGGAAAGACCGGCATGGTGATCAGCATGTTGCAGAATCGCATGGTGCATCTGCCGCTTGAGATCGTCACGGCCAAGCGCCAGAAGCTCAACGTCAATTCCGCGTACTGGCGGTCAGTGCTCGAATCCACCGGGCAGGAAGATTTCTGCCGCTCCTGCGAAATCTAGCAAAGACAGGATTTTTCAGGGAGGGGCGCTTTGAAAGGCGACCTTCACAAACTTCACTTCGTAAATTTTATGGCGCTCCGGCCCGCTCTGCTCGCGCAGGGTGGGCCGGAGTTGTGTAGGGAACCCTTTGTATTCAACCCCTCTCGCATTCTCCGAATGCGAGACAGAACAGGGTCAAGGGACACGTCCCTTGCGGGTGCAGGGCAGTGCCCTGCGTCATATGATGGGAAAACAATGGTTGGGGAAATTTTTGCGGTTGTTGGTGTTATTCAACAAGGGGCGGGTGAATAACAAAAAAAAGAGAGCCTTACGGCTCTCTTTGCAGTGCAGGGACGAATTGCGGTTATTCGTTGGCGGCCAGCTTCCTGCGCACATGGTCATATACGGTGGAGCTTTTGCCCTGTTCGGATTCAATGGCCAGGGTCAGGAGTTCAAAGAGCATCTCCGTATCAAGGTCCAGCTGCAGGGTTCCGTTGTCCACGCGGCAGGTGGTCTCGCCGGGAATCACGGAATAGCTGCGCCGTTCGCGGGCATGGCCGATGGCAGAAATGATACTGTAAGCCAGGGATTCATTGTCATCCTTGTACAGCTTTTCCATGGTCAGCATGCCGGTGTCGTCATTGAAGTACATTTCTTCACCCACCAGATGGCCGGAAAAGGTAATGTCGTCACCGAAATCGTTGGCCAGGGAAACGTTCTGATCCATGTCGCCGCCTGCGCTTTTCTTCATCTTCATGGTGTGCTCCTTACTCCAGCGGGAGTTTAAGCTGTTTGGGGCCCGAGTGCATCCTCTTTTTGGATTTTTGGACCTCTTTCCATCCATCTTCAATGAATTCAAGCAGTGCGGACTGATGAACGCGCCATTGCTTTCCTATCCTGATGGCCTTGAGTTCGCCGGAGGTGACCATTCGGTATGCGGTTCTGTAATGCACCCGAAGGGTAGAGGCCACTTCCTTGACCGTGAGGAGTACAGGAGTCTGACTATCGTTCATGGCCGCACTGTTCATTATTTTCGTATACGCGGCAATTATTGTCATAGTCTGTCAATAAATGTCAACAAAGTACAACGTTGCACCACAAAGTCTAGACAATGTCTAACCCCCTGCAGTGGCAAGGGGTTATTGCAGTAGGGATTGTTTTCTTGTGGTTCGTTGTAAAAAAAGTTTTAGAACGAACCGGCTTTTGAGGGCCATTTGCCGTTGTAGCCACGGCAGATGAAAAGGGTGAATTCCCGTGCGGGATGTCCGTGATAGGTGGTTTGCAGGCGGATGGGCCTGCTCACCGAATCGAACATGTCAATGAGGTCCTGATAGGGATGGGGATCATAGTGCTTGCGCACAAGGATGGCGTCCCAGCCGATCTTGTCCTTGTTCGGACCGTCCCAGAGGTCATACTGGTTCATGCGACGGTCATGCACCCATGCGCAATAGGTTCTCGGCTGGCCCGGAACATAGAAGGCCAGTGCCGCGGTAAGGTCGTACAGCTCCGAGAAGACAAAGACCTTGTCCGGGTCCTTGAATTCGGTGGTGCGCAGTTTTTCCACGGTCTGGCCAAGCTGGTCCCAGCCCTTGAGCCTGTTGGTAATGTTGTATTTGGCAGGAATGGGCAGCAGGTGCGCGGTTTGCACCAGCACGAAAACAAAGGCCGAAAGCGCCAGCACGGTAACGACCACCATGCGTCCCCTGCGTCGGGCAGTGCGCACGAAGCCGCTGAAGGCGTAGGCCGCCAGCACAGTGCCCGTCACGTAACTCACCGTGGTCCAGTTGGGCATGATCTTGGCGTGTAGACTCCAGAGCAGGAAAAAACCCCACACGGGCCAGAAGAACACGGATAAAAGCAGGGCTTGGCGCTGATCCATGCGCGGCCTGTCTTCAAAGGGGTTGACCAGCACGTTGTTGCAGTATTTGACCATGGCCGAAACCCCGCCGACAAGCATGAAGATCATCCACCACGGCGTGGCCAGGCCGAACTGGGCGGCAAGATGGTCGGGGATGCGGTCAAAGCGGATCAGGGTGTGCGACTGCTTGCCGCTTACGCCGATGAGATACAATACGTGCTTGTAGCCCACGAAATCGTTCTGGAAGTTCCAGATGAGGGTGGGCAGAAAGCCGATGAACAGGCCGGCGGCCAGCGAAATGGCAAGATAGCGCCAGAAGCGTTGCGGCAGCAGACGTTTGTAGGCCAGACCGGCGCCGTAGATCACGGAAAGGCCCACGAAACCCAGCATGGTGTATTTGGCGAGGATGCCCACGCCCAGGAACAGGGCCACGAAAACAAACGGTATGGCGCGGGCCGTGGTCATGGATTCGGGAATGTTGTT carries:
- a CDS encoding NfeD family protein; its protein translation is MFFVHRFLLSCLLCLALCGMAASNAVAVPMSVLRVDVSGPISPAQDEMLTAAVAQCERIGCSMLLIVLDTPGGLGESMRNMVKAMLNAPVPVAVWVGPSGARAASAGVFLVAASTVAGMAPQTTMGAASPVGLGGGDIEKTMAAKVRADFLSLVRGVAGARDRNATWYAEAVDKASSVTAAEALELGAVEYVSGSATTFLQSVGVRGVDFKDQTIRFSPNDIVVHEYDPGVRYRLLSWLLHPQIAYMLLLAGMLGLFVELTHPGVILPGVLGTLGLLLGLYALSVLPTNAAGLLLILFGLVLFGLEIKIVSFGLLALGGAAALFVGSLILFRDEFGYVYIPLSTVIPVVLFFCSVAGGLVFLVIRSQRRERAAGLQAMIGLVGTVRKWKGNRGTISVRGEIWAAMDLQSDFPLSRDDEVEIVDVRGLTLEIRALPPKPLKL
- a CDS encoding NAD-dependent epimerase, whose translation is MKILVTGAAGFIGFHLSRRFLAMGHEVVGLDIVNDYYDQNLKWDRLKILQESSSFRHAQIDMVDTAAMEKLFAEEKFTHVVNLAAQAGVRYSIEDPRAYIDSNIIGFLNILEGCRHNKVEHLVYASSSSVYGMNTNMPLSTHEAVDHPMSLYAATKKSNEMMAHSYSNLYDLPTTGLRFFTVYGPWGRPDMALFLFTKNIIEEKPINVFNYGKMRRDFTYIDDIIEGVVRVTENTAAPNPEWDGANPDPATSPVPYRIYNIGNNSVVELSRYIEVIEEQIGKKAIINYMPMQPGDVPATEADVSDLVADVDFKPDTTIEHGIAKFVEWYKEYYC
- a CDS encoding ATP-dependent 6-phosphofructokinase, with the protein product MKSKTAPHVMPIDTSIKTLGTAKIPTCIPLCLSVNESRPMGVTLTPDEISDLKEDYITLELEAAGPREKLYFDPSKTKCAIVTCGGLCPGINDVIRSVVMEAFHNYNVASIVGVQFGLRGFIPEYHHDFVDLNPSTVADIHQFGGTMLGSSRGHQPAEDIVDALERSNINVLFMIGGDGTMKAAKGVVAEIERRNQKIAVIGIPKTIDNDINLVTKSFGFDTAVEKATEAIRCAHVESVGMQNGVGLVKLMGRESGFIAAQATLALKEVNFVLVPEYPFTLRGATGLLPALERRLAERGHAVIVCAEGAGQELCDTQGKTDASGNPVLGDICSVIKDEMKAYFSEKGMEYGLKYIDPSYIIRSVPANSNDRIYCGFLGQNAVHAAMAGKTGMVISMLQNRMVHLPLEIVTAKRQKLNVNSAYWRSVLESTGQEDFCRSCEI
- a CDS encoding ParA family protein, giving the protein MARRIVIANQKGGVGKTTTAVNLAASLAVMEKNVLIVDCDPQGNASSGLGFYPGDKRENIYSVLFSPKDARKAIYDTGIPFMHILPGTQDLVGAEIELVDKFGREFYIKELLEEVDAEYDFIIIDCPPSLGLLTVNALCAATELLVPLQCEYYALEGIAQLLMTYELVRKRLNPDLDVLGVVLTMYDSRNRLSWQVKNEVRKAFPQHLFEVIIPRNVRLSEAPSFGKPVINYDVKSRGAEAYLALAQEVVRSHTAGKENK
- a CDS encoding helix-turn-helix domain-containing protein, with product MNDSQTPVLLTVKEVASTLRVHYRTAYRMVTSGELKAIRIGKQWRVHQSALLEFIEDGWKEVQKSKKRMHSGPKQLKLPLE
- a CDS encoding ArnT family glycosyltransferase — protein: MRKIRSSLNTHPGLWALALVAIPFLLRVVFVASGQLNLVQDEAQYWDWTRHLQLTYYSKGPLIALIISFWTNLLGNTELGVRFGAIVGMALTQAMLYLFLARSWKRPDIGLWTLVIMNTMPLFMGLGVLMTTDNSFVFCWTGAVFSLYLGSRPANNIPESMTTARAIPFVFVALFLGVGILAKYTMLGFVGLSVIYGAGLAYKRLLPQRFWRYLAISLAAGLFIGFLPTLIWNFQNDFVGYKHVLYLIGVSGKQSHTLIRFDRIPDHLAAQFGLATPWWMIFMLVGGVSAMVKYCNNVLVNPFEDRPRMDQRQALLLSVFFWPVWGFFLLWSLHAKIMPNWTTVSYVTGTVLAAYAFSGFVRTARRRGRMVVVTVLALSAFVFVLVQTAHLLPIPAKYNITNRLKGWDQLGQTVEKLRTTEFKDPDKVFVFSELYDLTAALAFYVPGQPRTYCAWVHDRRMNQYDLWDGPNKDKIGWDAILVRKHYDPHPYQDLIDMFDSVSRPIRLQTTYHGHPAREFTLFICRGYNGKWPSKAGSF
- a CDS encoding ParB/RepB/Spo0J family partition protein, translating into MSMNKGLGRGLDALLGGVREEEEQGLDASSVRLIKVDAIIPNPHQPRREFDAAALEDLSSSIRAQGVLQPVLVRPVSADRFELVAGERRLRASKLAGLQEIPSLVREMTDQESLAIALIENLQREDLNPVEEALGYQQLQQQFGLSQEELSRQVGKSRSAVANALRLLNLPADVQKNIQTGVVSAGHGRALMSITDPEPQAELHARVVENGLTVRQAEAQASFWKQNGRLPGVEEAIAPGKKSSSGGRQELDQVMVGLQASLVEHLGVAVKVSGSTDKGRITLSYKDGEELQALLDSFGVDFPQ
- a CDS encoding slipin family protein; this translates as MFTYLPILALVVLFLAAALKVLNEYERGVIFRLGRVIEAKGPGLIILIPVIDRMVKVSMRVLTLDVPNQDVITKDNVSVSVNAVVYFRVVDPVRSILEVEDYMYATSQLAQTTLRSVCGGVELDELLSHRDKVNDQIQSILDEHTDPWGIKVSTVEVKYIDLPQEMQRAMAKQAEAERERRAKVIGAEGEYQAADRLTEAAKIISAYPQALQLRYLQTMREMSAESAASTIIPIPLDFVTLLQSMSGNTAAGNAITKKDTDNT
- the rfaE1 gene encoding D-glycero-beta-D-manno-heptose-7-phosphate kinase, which encodes MNETIARLRGRKVMIIGDLMLDHYLIGMVERISPEAPVPVVRVDKEKFLLGGAGNVAVNIAALGGESLLVGVVGDDREGDELRGLCNKAQLSTNLLCDPSRPTTKKSRIMAQNQQICRVDSEDCGPLGSVLMDELFKYLQAHLHEYPVVILSDYGKGFISAEFMDRFNDLLESMEARPKVLVDPKVVNYDLYKGVDILTPNTKEAGEGAGIVVSDKHSVIRAGHALFKRLECRNLLITMGGDGMALFEGTHNIRHIPTFAKTVFDVTGAGDTVIATLGLALAAGVDLLTACTLANHAAGIVVGQVGAACATADELDAVVADHQGHPVTQW